The DNA window TGAACAAAGGAGATAGTTATTTGATGGGAATTGGGTGGGGGCGGAAAGCAATGTCCTGCACACACTTGACTCTCTTCTGCTGACCCTGTGTAATTACACCCTGGCTCCCAATAATGACAGCTGTAGAGATCTAAAATCTTAATTCTCAGGTGGTATTCAATCAGATTGTCCCCAGTCTCGCTGGAGGGCTGGGGATGGTTAGAGAAATTACTGAGTCACCTTATCTTAAGATGTGGGGTGGAACAATCTCCCCAAAGCTGTCCCAGCCCAGGCCCAGATACTGGGCCACTAAGGTTGATTTTTGAGGGCTCAGACCCCAAATACTCCCTCTCTGCACCAAGGAAAAGACAGGTCACCTTAGGTCACTCAGCCACCTGGCTAGGTCACTGCCACATGCAGAAGATAGAAGACTGGGTCTTCCTGTGGGTGGATTATAACCTAATCAAGGAGGAAGAGCCCAcaacacacacatgtgtgcacacacttcAAAGTCATGTAGATACCAGGCTAATCATTCATGATCACAGGTATAGTATCActgaatgtcagagctggaatgGACTCAACTGATTCCTAGTCTaactttcccattttaaagatgatgaatgtgaggccagagagggtcagggacttgcctgaagtcacacatcCTGTTAGGGACAGAGCCAGGTTTCTCGGGTCTCTGTGCAGTACTCTGTCTACTGCATCACAATGCATAGAAAAGTACATGTCAGAGGCTGAGTGCTGCggggacagaggaaaggaaatagaacAAGGAGAACTGAGGGGAATCAAGAAGGCTTCATGAAGGAGATGAGTCCTGAACAGATTCAGATTGCACTAACATTCTGTAAATAGCTTGATGGCCCTAAGTGTTGGTGCATATGTTTTCTAACTTATTCCTCACAAGAAATCTGTGAAATAGCGTTATCCCTTTTCCAcaagaggaaattgagactctgaGATGCTAAAGAGCTTATACAATATTACACATACCCTATGTAATAGAGTCAACCCTAGGTCAGTGGGATCCTGAGTCCATTCTTTCTCCATGCATTACCAAAAGCTAGTCTTTGGCTGATACACTTAAATAAAGGAGGATTAAGCTGGGAATTTAATTCTTCATTTGAGACTTCCCTCCTCCAGAGTCCCCAAGAAATTCAGACATTGGGAAGGTATATTAATTTTccgttgctgctgtaacaagtcaCCACAACTTTAGTGGGTTAAAATATCAGAAATTGggaggggggatgaattgggagattgggattgacacatatacactaatatatataaaatagataactaataagagcctgctgtatagcacagggaactctacttcacttcgctgtacagtaaaactaacccaacattgtaaaacagctatacctcaataaaaagaatttttttaaacatcagaaatttattaTCATCCTGTTCTGGATGTCAGAAGTCTAACACAGTTCTCTCTGGGCTAAAATCAAAATGCCAGCAGGGCTAcatttccttctggaggctctaggggaggatctgtttccttgccttttccagcctctagaggtTGTCCACATTCCTGGCCTGGGgtctccttccatcttcaaaacaTGCAATGGCCAAGTCtttctcacatcacatcacatcactctGACACTGACCCTTCTGCCTCTTCACAATGAAAGACCCTTGTGCTTGCACTGGACCCACTTCAATGTAATCAGCAGTGTCAGGCAGAAAGTCCtttgagaggaggtgagctctggGCTTTTCTTAACTGCCTTCACCCCCCTCCATGAGACCGTGACCTGGTTTCTCCATTGTTCTGCACTTCTATTTGGTCTCCTTCTCCTTAGGCTCAGCCAAAAACACAGAAATCCATGTGGCATGAGCAAGGTCTTCTCAGGCATCCTGCTGCAGAAAACTTGGAGATCTCAACCAAGCAGGTCTCCTCCCCTAATCTCTCACCCACCCCTTTTCTGAGTCAGCCTCAGACTCTCTTCTCATCTCAACAGGCTTCTAACAAGGATTCCTTCCTCCAGGCTTCCTGGAAgttccctgcccaccctcctggGCAGTAATTCCTACTGTCCAGTAAAACACAGCACAGACATCTGTTCCCCCAGAGCCTTCCAGGACCTTCCACTCAAGGCTAATGAAGGGGCCTTCTTCTGGGATGTGGGGACTTACCTCCACCCATCTTTCCCATGAGACTGTGAGCCCCTTGAAAGCAGGGCCAAGAatgactgaaagaatgaatgaataaactcagTGACAGAGAATTCTTTGCCTCCTAGGATTTCGGGGGGGTTGCTTTGTCTCTTAGACAGCATTCCACACAAAAGATTAAGGCCatgaagagggaaaggagaaatggaaggaagagatgaaaaaagaggagaaggaaaaggaggagaagagtCCCCATTCTACACCTGACCATCCAGTTCCCAGATTCTCCAAATGACCTATCTCTTCAGTTACTCCCATGGATCTTCCAAATCCCTCTCCTCATcccacacacccccacacccACCACAGCCTCCCAAAGATCACATCCCTCACAGGATCATCAGCACCACTCCCCTGGCCAGCCTCTGACCCCTCCCCATCCAGGCATTTGTCTCTCACCAGGACACTGAGGGTGACCACGTTGGTGCTACATCAATCCTCCATGCACCAGTCCTAAAGGACAAAATATCACCTGGTCTCCCCCAGCTCAccttttgtaaacattttcagGAGCAAGCATCCAAAAACTATATAAATCTTTGAAGGATTTTCTGATTTTAGCCAAATACCTCTTCTAGGAAATGACCTAAACCTACCTATTGAAGCTTTAAAGTCCTTGGAATTTGTTCAACTTTAGCAAACAAGCACAATTCACCACATTATGATCTAGGGGCTTCTTTTATAATGaatgttttcccatttttccatTACATGAAATCCTCCTCTACACCCCGTTGTCTCCCACATTCACCTTCTTCATTCTTTACTTAATGCATTTACTCCATCAATAATCTTTTATCTTCCACTTACTCTATCTATGGCACAGGCCCTACCATCTAGAACCTACAACCCAGTATAATAATAAGATCTTGTACATAAATAACTGGAATTCTCAATAATGATagtaaatgtcatataaatagcaCAAACAATTGATTCTATGGGAgttcagaaagagacaaatgtgTTTCTAGTTTAGAGTAATCAGGAAAGGCTCCTTGGAAGATAATAGACTTGAGTGGAGCCTTGACAAATGCTTAAGATTTCTACAGGCCTGGAAAGGGAGGACAAACAAGGTAGAAGTGACAACCCAAACAGAGACTTACAAGCAGAGAAAACTGGGTGTGTTTGCTTTGAAACTTTTCCTTTCATCCCCCTGGCTTTTATTGACCTGAGTTCTAAAAAAGGTTTTTCCAGAAGGCAAGGAGACAGATTAACCTTGTTCCGTCCTGTTTTTTGGTCACTATGAAAACTCTGAATAACTCCACTCTTAGAAGTGTCATAAATCAAGGTTGAGAAGGTGAAGATTATCtgccttctccctcctttctcttcccctccagcCTACTTTACAACCCAAGAGTAACAAATGACTCCAATTTCTCTCAAGACCTCCATTCAGGAAAATCACTCTCTCCAGGATGCTGTAGGTCCTTTGTTTGCTTGGGTCCTATGAGTTTGACTTTGAAGAAGCATCCAGTGGAAATGCCTGAAAGTGGCCATATGAGCCCTTGACCCAGACAGACCCCAGGCTTTAGGCATAAATTCTCCCCATGGGTGAAGATAAGATGAGCAAGGTGGATCTTATCTCTCACCACATCCTGAGCCAGTTTGGGCAGGCAAGGAACCCAGTCCTAGTTTTGAGACAGAGATAACGTTTTATGAACGTTCTTTTGTGGCTGCCTTTAAGAAGAGAGATCTGACAGGAGCCCCTCCCTGCTGAGGTCTGGTGAGGACCCAGAGGTCAAAATGGAGGCTGATTAACAGGCATCCCAAGCAGTGACTCAAACCATGGACAATTTCAGAGGAAGCTCGTTATGGTGACTCCACAATTAAGACCTCAGCCCACGTGGCCAGTCTGTCTTGCAGGAGACTGGACCAAGCACTATATAAAAGTCCCTACCAGGCTAGCCTCCTCCATCCACATCCTTTGTTGAGGCTTGTTGACGATCAGGTAAGTGGGGACGTCTgtgtcctctctctccctttctgctcTGTCTCGGGGAGGCTACTATTCTCTTCCTCTACTGGACTGTATTTTCTACTGATTTTTGACGTTGTTTGCCATTTCTTGGGCTTCTCAAACCATTCTGTGTATTCTATCTAGTCTCCTGCatctaattttcaaaaagattagtcaaataggagagaaggaaaagacccatgGAAGGATTGGGTTTAGGAGTTTTGGCCTATAGATATTGACAAAAGCTCTGAGAATATCCCCACCTAGGAGACGGGTGTCAGAGAAAGCTGAAGTAGggatagaaaagagaaaggaataaaaatcagcAGAGAAATCAGTTCTTAGTGTTAATAATCATTCGCTCCCCGTTCCCCTCTAACAATCCTTCATCCCCCCAATTCCCAGTCTGTTACTGTTAATGCAAATAATTTCAAAgcttgtgtttgtttcaggtccTGCAAATCACCCTAGGATGTCCTTTAATAAGCAGCAGTGCAAACAGCCATGCATGCCTCCTGCATGTCTTCAAAAGACCCAAGGGCATTGCCAGGCAAAGGCTGAGGAGGTGTGCCTCCCCCCATGCCAGCACCCTTGCCAAAAGAAGTGACCAGTGCAAGCTCAAGAGGTGTGTCTTCCTCAGTGCCAGGAGTTAAACCAAGAAAACTTCTTACAGCAAGGCCAAGACCCATGCCTACCTCTATGTCAAGACCAAAGCCCACTTCAGTGTGTGGAGCCATGCCAGGAGATATCTCAGACAAAACGTGTGGAGGTTTGCCCACAGAAAGTCCAGGAGAAGtgctgtttccttgccttttccagcctctagaggtTGTCCACATTCCTGGCCTGGGGTCTCCTGGCAAGGGAAAGTAGCTGCTCATAATGCCATTTGGGGGTCAAGAAGATGATCCCAGCCCAACTTCAACCCCTGTCATGGTGACCTTCTCCTATGGGTACGTCTGTGTGCACCCTGCTCTTGCTTCCTGCCTTCTTCAGTATTCCAGGACTTGGTCTGTGTCTCTGAAGACAGTTCTCTCTGTATTTCCTCAACCTCTGTGAATAAATGTTGTTGTCAACAATCTATTAGAATGTCTCTGCTGTAGGAATGATGTGGTTATCAGGGGCGACCACAGAAGCCTAGTTCAGCTCCTTTGGGGCAAAAATTCACCCAACCCTGGGCGTGTAACAGCCAAGGATGCCTCCATCTTTCTTTCAGAGTGTCAACCTCTCACTTGAGCCTCAAAACAAACTGAATTTTGGTGGACTTTGTGTGGATCACCACCACCATGCATGTAGAGAAGAAGTTGGTGATGTTGCAAAAATCAAAAACTGGGTAAttttgtctctgcatccccaaaaaagaacagaaaatgattAGATGTTGGAATGTTGGTTGTGCTttagaaaaggaaactaaatgaaatgtaaatgatTTATTCCAAACAGCCAATAAAGAAAGACGAGATGAAATGTTTGGGGTCCTGGTGGTTGATCTTTGTGCTTCATTGCTGACCTGCTTTAGGCCCTTTGTTTCCACCATGTATACTCTTTAGAGATGTGATTTGTGACTGTGTGGTGCAGGCTGGTCTGTTCTCcagcttctttgctttcttctcccTGGTGAAGGTAAAATGCAGAATAAAGCTGATCCTAAAACTGATGCCGGACTTGATGTGTGCTCATTCCTCTCCACCAACCAACAACCTGCTGTGCTTGTGatgactattttttccttttttgagaaTCTGGAATAGGAATAAAAAACAgccctccagggcttccctggtggcacagtggttaagaatccacctgccaaggcaggggacacgggttcgagccctggtcccggaagatccaacatgccacagagcaactaagcccgcgcgccacaactactaagcctgcgctccagagcccgtgagccacaactcctgaagcccgcgcgcctagagcccgtgctctgcaacaagagaagccaccacaatgagaagcccacacaccagaacaaagagtaacccccgctcaccacagctagagaaagcccgcgcacagcaacaaagacccaacgcggccaaaaattaattaatattaattttttttaaaaatacctttaaaaaaaaaagaaacagccctTTAAGGTACATAGAACAGCCATGCTGAAAGGAGCCTCCTTAAGGGGCACCTGGACCATCGCACCCCCATCCACAATATATCATAGGCTCACCTATGCCCACATTTTACACCTGAGAAAATCCACCTGGGACTGGGGCCTCAAAACTTCAGGTCCAGGATTCTTTCCACTACAGCATCTTTCCTCTCTGATCCTTGTTTTCCAGACAAAAGGGCTAAAATGGGTAGGAGGGGAGTTACATGGAAGAGCCATGATACCCACAAGCATAGCATCCCTGTCAGAAGGAAGACCTAGGTGTGCCTCTGAGATGAACACAAACTCTGCCCTACCATCTGGTCAGATTTCAGAAAAGTCAGGCAGCCTGGGTCACCTCCCTGCACCCTGTCACTGCACAGCTGTGGAGGATACACAAGGCTGTGGGCTCTGAGGTTGCATGAAAGGGCCGAGTAGACTCCAGACTTACAGGAGAGAACCAATGGTGGTTTCTCAGCTGTGCCCTGAGGTTTGACCTGGGCCCTGAGGCTTGAGTCAAGGGCCAGCCTCCTGAGGGGTAAAAAGGTTCCTCCTTCATCCCCCGTGTCCCCCTTTCTCCTCAGCCTGTATGGCTGTGCCCCCATGGATGGCCAGGACAGCCCCTCCCTGAAGGGGAGCCCAAGGTCTCAGCTGTTTGGCTGAACTGAGGTCTTTCCAGCACTGGGACCGCCCCAGTGTCTCAATCTTAGAGATTTTCTAAGGCAAGAAAGAGCTGGAGGATGATTTGGGGGAGATTTCAAGTGGCAACATGGAGCCCTCAGGCACTCACTGAGTCTGCAGGTGGCAAGTGCCAGGCCCTGAGGTCTACACACATTCTCTAAGGGAAGACTGACAGTAG is part of the Balaenoptera musculus isolate JJ_BM4_2016_0621 chromosome 1, mBalMus1.pri.v3, whole genome shotgun sequence genome and encodes:
- the PRR9 gene encoding LOW QUALITY PROTEIN: proline-rich protein 9 (The sequence of the model RefSeq protein was modified relative to this genomic sequence to represent the inferred CDS: substituted 1 base at 1 genomic stop codon), whose translation is MSFNKQQCKQPCMPPACLQKTQGHCQAKAEEVCLPPCQHPCQKKXPVQAQEVCLPQCQELNQENFLQQGQDPCLPLCQDQSPLQCVEPCQEISQTKRVEVCPQKVQEKCCFLAFSSL